Genomic segment of Panicum virgatum strain AP13 chromosome 2K, P.virgatum_v5, whole genome shotgun sequence:
TTGTCACCGTTGTGCTTTACTGCTCTGTCGGCAATGTTTGTGCTTTATTTGATAAGTACTGTCTCTACCTTACCGATGATATACGCAAAGGACTTGTGAATGCTCTTGGCAACCCCGGATTTGCTGTTCCGCATGAGCAGCTGATGAACATTCTTATACTAAAACTGACAGATATGTTTGCAAACTGTGGGGGGGACATAGCCATGTACGGTTTGCCGAGTTTGACAATACAAACCTATGGTCTGTATGATAACCGACTAATTAACGATGAGCTTGATACCGAGCCTTTGATGCTATCCATGCACGCTTCATCCTTAGTGTCACAGCTAAACCCTGACCAGAAAAATGTTTTCGATCGAATCACTAACTGCGTTTTAAACGGGTCAGCAGGTTTTTTCTTTGTGTGCGGTCATGGTGGGACTGGAAAAACATTTTTATGGAACGCTATTATAGCTAGACTCCGGTCTGAAAAAAATTTGTCCTGGCAGTTGCATCATCTGGTGTGGCTTCCTTGCTGTTGCCTAGAGGACGCACTGCGCACTCTCGCTTTAAAATACCGCTTGACATAACAAAAACTGCCGTATGTGCTGTCAAAAGGGGTACTATGCTTGCTGAACTTATACAGGTAGCGTCGCTTGTTATATGGGACGAGGCCCCAATGACCAACCATTGCTGTTTCGAGGCGTTTGATAGAACGATGAAGGACATTCTGTCCGAGCATAAACCTGGCAATGCCATGCTTCCTTTTGGAGGCAAGCCTGTCGTTCTTGGTGGCGATTTTAGGCAAATCTTGCCTGTGGTTCGAAAGGGTTCGCGTGTAGCTATGGTTGGCGCATCAATTACGAACTCTAGGCTATGGAGGCATGTAGTTCTCCTTAAATTGCATACCAACATGCGCTTGCGAGACCCTTCATTGCAAGGGGCCCAGCGCGATGAGCTTCAGTGCTTTAGTGAATGGATCCTAGCAGTTGGTGATGGCACTGTCCATGCCGAGAGGAGAGGGGACGAACGCGAGCCCTCATGGGTTACTATTCCTGATGATCTACTAATTCACACTGAGGGTGACAAGATTGCTGCCCTTGTATCCGAGGTCTATCCTGATTTGCTAAGACGCTATCGCGATTCTTCATATTTATCTTCCCGAGCCATTGTCTGCCCAAATAACCAAACGGACGATGAAATCAATAGCTATATTGTCTCCATGCTGCCTGGCGATGCTATGACATATATAAGCTGCGACACCATATCAAAAACATCAGAGCAGATTCCTGATTTTGACATCGTGTATCCCGTTGAGTTTCTAAACTCTATTGAAGCAAATAATTTCCCTACACATAAACTTGTGCTTAAAAAAGGAACCATAGTGATGCTGTTACGGAACTTAAACCAAAGTATAGGCCTTTGCAATGGAACTAGGCTTCTTGTTACTGAAACTGGTCAGCGCCTTTTGCAGTGTATGATGCTAACAGGGACAAATATTGGAGAGACCGTTTTTATACCTAGAACAGCTCTTAACACAACTGATGTAAAATGGCCTTTCACTTTGCAGCGCAGGCAATTCCCTGTCCGCGTGTGCTATGCGATGACAATTAATAAAAGGCAGGGCCAAACACTATCAAGAGTAggcctttatctaaaaaaaacctGTGTTTACACATGGGCAGCTGTATGTTGCGATTTCAAGAGCCACGTCAAGAAGCGGACTTAGGATTTTGATCGAGAACGATGATGGAACGTGTGGATCTCAGACTCGCAATGTGGTGTATCGAGAGGTTCTTGCTGCCGCTGATGCGGCAGCAGCCTAGACCTTTGCAGTGCAAATTTTTTTGTTGTACATAGATTTTGTGGGCTTATATGATTCTATTTTGAGACCTCTACTGCGCAAGAAACCCTTGTGCCTTTTGCTGATTTATGCCTAATACAAATAGACAATGGTTCTTTCCATTTTGCTAAGGTCCTATTCTTGATTGGCTGCTGTCCTTCATATTTGCTACTCATGCTCTGTTCAGGTTAGCTGCCTATGTTCACACTGTTTTCTTGTGTTTGCAGATGGCTGACCTGCTTCTCCCAAACCTTTTGACTGGGAACTGCAGCGATTGCGTGTGCGTTCGCGTTTCCAGGTTCTGGAACTTCTATGACACTAATAACGAAACAAAACTCCTTCACACTGACATGGTCCTCATTGATGAGGAGGTAAGCACCTCTGATCTACTCCTTAATTTACCCCTCCAGCCTCTCTTATCTGTTGTTAACCAGTAATTATGAGCTGTTTATTTTCCCCCCAACAGGGTAATAGCATCCATGCTCAGGTCTATCCTCCAGCTGATGAATTGTTCAAGAACCGCGTCAAGGAAGGCGGTGCCTACACCTTCTCCTACTTTTGGGTCAGAGCCTCCAACATCTACAACAAGCCAGTAGAAAATGACCAGATGCTTGTGTTCACAAAATGGACCAAGGTGGAAGAAGTCCTTGATGTTCCTCCTGCTTTCCCAATGTATGCCTACTCAATTGCCTCACAAGAACAGCTTCAAGCACGTATTGACAGCAGGGCACAGTTTACAGGTAAACAAAGCTTTTCCTGTTGTGTGCATTCGTTTTACAGTATCGATGCGGTATATTCCTCCATACGTACCCTGTTTAACCCATGGCTGTTTCTCCATATAGATGTTATTGGAGTCATAACTGCCATTTCAAATACTGGAACAACACAAACAAAGCTAAGGCATGGCGACAGCACTAAGAGGACCGTCACTATACAGACACCAAGGTGATTTTATTGCTCAATATATACTTATGCACATTCTGCCATTTCAGGCTAATTTTGCTATTGTATTACAGCCTATAGATCCTGCCCCACCAATAGTTATAGGATTTTGTTTAAATGCCTATCTCTAACTAAGCCTTTCATCAATATA
This window contains:
- the LOC120659205 gene encoding replication protein A 70 kDa DNA-binding subunit-like — translated: MADLLLPNLLTGNCSDCVCVRVSRFWNFYDTNNETKLLHTDMVLIDEEGNSIHAQVYPPADELFKNRVKEGGAYTFSYFWVRASNIYNKPVENDQMLVFTKWTKVEEVLDVPPAFPMYAYSIASQEQLQARIDSRAQFTDVIGVITAISNTGTTQTKLRHGDSTKRTVTIQTPSNILLDVVLWSEHATAFPADEILKDGQTSPQVVLFVGTLVKSFGGMSLSGSLSCKWYINPDTKKLLAR